From Hartmannibacter diazotrophicus, a single genomic window includes:
- a CDS encoding ABC transporter permease, translating to MSEALTPDRSSAMRRERALKILIPILMLVALVGFWQWYVTAFNVPHYILPSPVRVAGAMITDWNILGPALLVTLKITFAALGLALGGGLLLAILLVQSRWIEIALSPYLVILQVTPIVAIAPLILIYAPTTQTALLICAFIVAFFPVLSNTVQGLKSTDHNLLDLYKLYGAGRAQTLFLLRLPAALPYFLAGLKIAGGLSLIAAVVAEFAAGSAGAGSGLAFRILESQFRLNIPRLFAALILLSVAGVAIYAATSVISWLLLHKWHESAIRREQ from the coding sequence ATGAGTGAGGCGTTGACGCCGGATCGTTCCTCCGCGATGCGCAGGGAGCGTGCGCTCAAGATCCTGATCCCGATCCTGATGCTCGTGGCCCTCGTCGGCTTCTGGCAGTGGTATGTAACGGCCTTCAACGTGCCGCACTATATCCTGCCGAGCCCCGTCCGCGTCGCGGGCGCCATGATCACCGACTGGAACATCCTCGGCCCCGCGCTTCTGGTGACGCTCAAGATCACCTTTGCCGCGCTCGGGCTGGCGCTCGGCGGCGGCCTGTTGCTGGCGATCCTGCTCGTCCAGTCGCGCTGGATCGAGATCGCGCTCAGCCCCTATCTCGTCATCCTGCAGGTGACGCCCATCGTCGCGATCGCGCCGCTGATCCTGATCTATGCGCCGACCACCCAGACCGCGCTCCTCATCTGCGCCTTCATCGTCGCCTTCTTTCCGGTGCTCTCGAACACGGTGCAGGGCCTGAAGTCGACGGACCACAACCTCCTGGACCTCTACAAGCTCTATGGCGCCGGGCGGGCACAGACGCTTTTCCTGCTGCGCCTGCCAGCGGCGCTGCCCTATTTCCTCGCCGGGCTCAAGATCGCCGGCGGCCTGTCGCTGATCGCCGCCGTGGTGGCCGAATTTGCCGCGGGGTCCGCGGGGGCCGGCTCCGGCCTCGCCTTCCGCATCCTGGAATCGCAGTTCCGGCTCAATATTCCGAGGCTCTTCGCCGCCCTCATCCTCCTCTCCGTCGCCGGCGTCGCGATCTACGCGGCGACGAGCGTCATTTCTTGGCTTCTCCTGCACAAGTGGCACGAAAGCGCCATCCGCCGCGAACAATAA
- a CDS encoding cytosine deaminase, with amino-acid sequence MASASLDILNSAPGYVLKNARVPIVCLPTVLTDDLIGRSHEGLAEADIVVEDGKIAAIVVAGMGTAPAGGLPMIDMRGGQVWPTFVDMHTHIDKGHIWERSRNPTGDFEGALLTVRADREANWTREDIEARMEFSLRSAYAHGTSLLRTHIDSLPPHHKLTWPLFREMRERWKGRVDLQAVCLMPVEATRDADYFEALIDEVAASGGLIGGHPDMGPELESDLDRLLRAAMDRGLDIDFHIDETRDPGARTLRAVADAVIRNGFEGKVVAGHCCSLARQESDEAARTIDRVVEAGIGVVSLPMCNMYLQDRFAGCTPRWRGVTLFQELRSAGGDVAVASDNTRDPFYAYGDLDPVEVFREAVRILHLDHPLDEAAKVVTTSPAKMLRRPDSGVLAVGGPADMVLFSARFWSEFLSRPQADRMVLRSGRPIDRTLPDYRDLDPVAGIA; translated from the coding sequence ATGGCATCCGCCAGCCTCGACATCCTGAACTCCGCGCCCGGCTATGTCCTCAAGAATGCACGCGTTCCGATCGTCTGCCTGCCCACGGTGCTGACGGACGATCTGATCGGGCGCAGCCACGAGGGCCTTGCCGAGGCCGACATCGTCGTCGAGGACGGAAAGATTGCCGCGATCGTTGTTGCGGGCATGGGAACCGCGCCGGCCGGCGGCTTGCCCATGATCGACATGCGCGGCGGTCAGGTCTGGCCGACCTTCGTCGACATGCACACCCACATCGACAAGGGCCACATCTGGGAGCGCAGCCGCAATCCGACCGGTGACTTCGAAGGCGCCCTTCTCACGGTCCGAGCCGACCGCGAGGCGAACTGGACGCGCGAGGACATCGAGGCGCGCATGGAGTTCTCCCTGCGCTCGGCCTATGCCCACGGCACCTCGCTCCTGCGCACCCACATCGATTCCCTGCCGCCTCACCACAAGCTGACCTGGCCGCTCTTCCGCGAAATGCGGGAACGCTGGAAGGGACGCGTCGATCTTCAGGCCGTCTGCCTGATGCCGGTCGAGGCAACCCGCGACGCGGACTATTTCGAGGCGCTGATCGACGAGGTGGCCGCCTCGGGCGGCCTGATCGGCGGCCACCCGGACATGGGACCGGAACTGGAGAGCGATCTCGACCGCCTCTTGCGCGCCGCCATGGACCGGGGTCTCGACATCGACTTTCATATCGACGAGACCCGCGATCCCGGGGCAAGGACGCTCCGGGCCGTCGCCGATGCCGTCATCCGCAACGGCTTCGAGGGCAAGGTCGTCGCCGGTCACTGCTGCTCGCTGGCACGGCAGGAAAGCGACGAGGCCGCCCGCACCATCGACCGCGTGGTCGAGGCCGGCATCGGCGTCGTCTCGCTGCCGATGTGCAACATGTACCTGCAGGATCGCTTTGCCGGCTGCACGCCGCGCTGGCGCGGGGTGACGCTGTTCCAGGAACTGCGCTCGGCCGGCGGCGACGTGGCCGTCGCCTCCGACAACACCCGCGATCCCTTCTATGCCTACGGCGATCTCGACCCGGTGGAGGTCTTCCGCGAGGCGGTCCGGATCCTGCATCTCGATCACCCGCTGGACGAGGCGGCGAAGGTGGTAACGACGTCTCCGGCGAAGATGCTGCGCCGGCCGGACAGCGGCGTGCTCGCCGTCGGTGGACCGGCCGACATGGTGCTCTTTTCCGCCCGCTTCTGGAGCGAGTTCCTGTCGCGCCCGCAGGCGGACCGCATGGTTCTTCGCTCCGGCCGGCCGATCGACCGCACGCTGCCCGATTACCGGGATCTCGATCCGGTCGCCGGCATCGCCTGA
- a CDS encoding FAD-binding oxidoreductase, whose amino-acid sequence MPDYDAIKKDLEGIEVEDNPKLVRQKSRDFFWYSPILKDQLENVTADLVVSPASEEEVIRTLKVAYAHGVPVTPRGSGTGNYGQAMPLSGGIILNLARMTKVKEIGPGRVVCEPGAIIADVDRQTKAHSGQELRFHPSTANTATIAGFVAGGSGGVGSINWGGLRDLGNVLRLRVVTMEAEPRVLELSAWDLQKVTHAYGTNGIITEVEMPLTVSYDWVDVLVGFDDFMGAVRFADALAHENGILVKEIAPIAAPIPFQYFSRHKQYVRPDQSVVVTMVAPHAMDAFLAFAGKMKGEIVFRADTLESLKGLPQAFELTWNHTTLRALKVDPTITYLQVQYPSPDHVAKVAEMTRLFGDEVPGHLEFMRFSGKIQCSGLPLVRFTTKERLEEIIRIHEDHGCPVFNPHRYTLEEGGMKRTDAVQLTFKKETDPKGLLNPGKMIAWENPDFDFSAGKTFLFPGLSDFAEA is encoded by the coding sequence ATGCCCGACTATGACGCGATCAAGAAGGACCTCGAAGGCATCGAGGTCGAGGACAATCCGAAGCTCGTCCGCCAGAAGAGCCGCGATTTCTTCTGGTACTCGCCGATCCTGAAGGACCAATTGGAAAACGTCACCGCCGATCTCGTCGTCTCGCCGGCCAGCGAGGAGGAGGTGATTCGCACGCTGAAGGTGGCTTATGCCCACGGCGTGCCGGTCACCCCGCGCGGCTCAGGCACCGGCAATTACGGCCAGGCGATGCCGCTCTCCGGCGGCATCATTCTCAACCTTGCCCGCATGACCAAGGTCAAGGAGATCGGCCCCGGCCGCGTCGTCTGCGAACCCGGCGCGATCATTGCCGATGTCGATCGCCAGACGAAGGCCCATTCGGGCCAGGAGCTGCGCTTCCATCCCTCCACCGCCAACACCGCGACCATCGCCGGTTTCGTGGCGGGCGGGTCCGGCGGCGTCGGCTCGATCAACTGGGGCGGACTGCGCGATCTCGGCAACGTCCTGAGGCTGCGCGTCGTCACCATGGAGGCCGAGCCGCGCGTCTTGGAGCTTTCCGCCTGGGATCTGCAGAAGGTGACGCACGCCTACGGCACCAATGGCATCATCACCGAGGTCGAGATGCCGCTCACCGTCTCCTACGACTGGGTCGACGTGCTGGTCGGCTTCGACGACTTCATGGGCGCCGTGCGCTTCGCCGATGCGCTCGCCCATGAGAACGGCATTCTGGTCAAGGAAATCGCGCCGATCGCCGCGCCCATCCCCTTCCAGTATTTCTCACGCCACAAGCAATATGTCCGGCCCGACCAGTCGGTCGTCGTGACCATGGTCGCCCCCCACGCCATGGACGCCTTCCTCGCCTTTGCCGGGAAAATGAAGGGCGAGATTGTCTTCCGCGCCGACACGCTGGAAAGCCTGAAGGGCCTGCCGCAGGCGTTCGAGCTCACCTGGAACCACACGACGCTCCGCGCCCTCAAGGTCGATCCGACCATTACCTATCTCCAGGTCCAGTATCCGAGCCCCGATCACGTCGCCAAGGTCGCCGAGATGACGAGGCTCTTCGGCGACGAGGTCCCGGGCCATCTGGAATTCATGCGCTTTTCCGGCAAGATCCAGTGTTCCGGGCTGCCGCTGGTGCGCTTCACCACCAAGGAGCGGCTGGAGGAGATCATCCGCATCCACGAGGATCACGGCTGCCCGGTCTTCAATCCGCACCGCTATACGCTGGAGGAGGGCGGCATGAAGCGCACCGACGCGGTGCAGCTTACCTTCAAGAAGGAAACGGACCCGAAGGGCCTGCTCAATCCCGGCAAGATGATCGCCTGGGAAAACCCGGACTTCGACTTTTCCGCCGGCAAGACCTTCCTCTTTCCCGGCCTTTCTGATTTCGCCGAGGCTTGA
- a CDS encoding NAD(P)H-dependent oxidoreductase, whose amino-acid sequence MRVLVVYSHPVETSFCAAIHKEVVDGLKVAGHEVDDCDLYAENFSPVLTREERIGYHDIPANRANVEDYCRRLEAAEALIIVSPVWNFGWPAMLKGYFDRVFLPGVSFRMENGIVKPNLQHIKKLGAFMTYGGTRMRAFLAGDPPRKIVRRVLRIQVAPFAPLIHHCHYDMNRSTPETRAAFLEKVRKEMGRF is encoded by the coding sequence ATGCGCGTTCTTGTCGTCTATTCGCATCCCGTCGAGACGAGCTTCTGCGCCGCGATCCACAAGGAAGTTGTCGATGGCCTCAAGGTCGCCGGCCACGAGGTCGACGACTGCGATCTCTATGCGGAGAATTTCTCGCCCGTCCTCACCCGCGAGGAACGCATCGGCTACCATGACATTCCGGCCAACCGTGCGAATGTCGAGGATTACTGCCGGCGGCTGGAGGCGGCCGAGGCGCTGATCATCGTCTCTCCGGTGTGGAACTTCGGCTGGCCGGCGATGCTGAAGGGCTATTTTGACCGGGTGTTCCTGCCGGGCGTCTCCTTTCGCATGGAGAACGGCATCGTGAAGCCCAACCTCCAGCACATCAAGAAGCTCGGCGCCTTCATGACCTACGGCGGCACCCGCATGCGCGCCTTTCTTGCCGGCGACCCGCCGCGCAAGATCGTGCGGAGGGTCCTGCGCATCCAGGTTGCGCCCTTTGCGCCGCTCATCCACCATTGCCACTACGACATGAACCGCTCGACGCCCGAAACCCGCGCCGCGTTCCTGGAAAAGGTCCGCAAGGAAATGGGACGCTTTTGA
- a CDS encoding RidA family protein, whose product MKQPLNPASVRRPFGNYSHGLLVPPGASLLVTSGQLGIRPDDSIPDDVEGQAVLCFEAIGAILEAGGMDFSDVIRISGFVTRREDFATYMAVRDRYTRSPLPVSTLLIVTGFTRPEFKVEVEVTAAKVM is encoded by the coding sequence ATGAAACAGCCGCTCAATCCCGCATCCGTCCGCCGGCCCTTCGGCAACTACAGCCACGGCCTGCTCGTCCCTCCCGGGGCCAGCCTTCTGGTCACCTCCGGCCAACTCGGCATCCGACCCGACGACAGCATCCCGGACGACGTCGAGGGGCAGGCCGTGCTCTGTTTCGAGGCCATCGGCGCGATCCTTGAGGCCGGCGGCATGGATTTTTCCGATGTCATCCGCATTTCCGGCTTCGTCACGCGGCGCGAGGATTTTGCCACCTACATGGCCGTGCGCGACCGCTACACCCGCTCGCCGCTGCCGGTCTCGACCCTGTTGATCGTCACAGGCTTCACGCGGCCCGAGTTCAAGGTCGAGGTCGAGGTGACGGCGGCAAAGGTGATGTGA
- a CDS encoding D-amino-acid transaminase, with amino-acid sequence MSRTVYVNGAYCPEEDARVSIFDRGFLFADAVYEVTTVLDGKLVDFDGHMARLGRSLEALTMTLPVSEDELLDIHRQLVTENALREGMIYLQLSRGAPGDRDFHFPDPEETRPTLILFTQEKAIVDSALAARGAKVAFVPDLRWGRVDIKTVQLLYPSMAKMEAEGKGADDAWLVKDGLVTEGSSNNAWIVTPEGTLVTRQLSHDILPGITRATVLRLARERQMKVEERAFTTEEALAAKEAFITSASSFVTPVISIDGHPIGEGEPGPVAKAMREIYIDEARKTAI; translated from the coding sequence ATGTCCCGTACCGTCTATGTCAACGGCGCCTACTGTCCCGAGGAAGACGCCAGGGTCTCGATCTTCGACCGCGGCTTTCTCTTCGCCGATGCCGTCTATGAGGTCACCACCGTTCTCGACGGCAAGCTCGTCGATTTCGACGGGCACATGGCGCGGCTTGGCCGCTCGCTCGAGGCGCTGACGATGACGCTGCCGGTGAGCGAGGACGAGCTTCTCGACATTCACCGGCAGCTGGTCACCGAAAACGCGCTTCGCGAGGGCATGATCTATCTGCAGCTCAGCCGCGGCGCGCCGGGTGATCGGGACTTTCATTTTCCCGACCCGGAGGAAACGCGGCCGACGCTTATCCTCTTCACGCAGGAAAAGGCCATCGTCGACAGTGCCCTCGCGGCACGCGGCGCGAAGGTGGCCTTCGTTCCTGATCTGCGCTGGGGCCGTGTCGACATCAAGACGGTGCAGTTGCTCTATCCCTCGATGGCCAAGATGGAGGCAGAGGGCAAGGGGGCGGACGACGCCTGGCTCGTCAAGGACGGCCTCGTCACCGAGGGAAGCTCCAACAACGCCTGGATCGTGACCCCGGAAGGCACGCTGGTGACGCGGCAGCTTTCCCACGACATCCTGCCCGGCATTACGCGCGCGACCGTCCTTCGCCTTGCGCGCGAACGGCAGATGAAGGTGGAGGAACGCGCCTTCACGACCGAGGAGGCGCTTGCCGCCAAAGAGGCCTTCATCACCTCGGCGTCGAGCTTCGTCACGCCGGTGATTTCCATTGACGGCCATCCGATCGGCGAGGGTGAACCCGGCCCGGTCGCCAAGGCGATGCGGGAGATCTATATCGACGAGGCACGCAAGACGGCGATCTGA
- the choV gene encoding choline ABC transporter ATP-binding protein, protein MAAVEFRNVDIVFSKEQKTALKMIDEGKSRSEILKTTGAVLGAAGVSLTIERGSICVLMGLSGSGKSTILRAINRLNEVARGEVLVEHKGQHIDVASCNEKTLRDVRINTVSMVFQQFGLLPWRTVRENAGFGLEMRGIPVDERNRIVDEKLAMVGLTAWADKYAHELSGGMQQRVGLARAFATDADILLMDEPFSALDPLIRDKLQDELLDLQKRIQKTIVFVSHDLDEALKLGNKIAIMEGGRIVQEGTAEDILLSPANDYVAEFVKHMNPLNVLRGTAVMRPAETLKREDGCVLLDSEGAVKVAVDPEDRPISVTLNGREGTLGIAEQEDGKLKEDCDVIVASVDLTLKAAIELKRQTDNPILLVDNLGRLAGLCDDDEIYRGLLHRASA, encoded by the coding sequence ATGGCCGCCGTCGAATTCAGGAACGTCGACATCGTCTTCAGCAAGGAGCAGAAGACCGCCCTCAAGATGATCGACGAGGGCAAGAGCCGCTCGGAGATCCTCAAGACCACCGGCGCCGTGCTGGGCGCGGCGGGGGTTTCGCTCACCATCGAGCGCGGCTCGATCTGCGTGCTCATGGGGCTGTCCGGGTCGGGCAAATCCACCATCCTGCGCGCCATCAACCGCCTCAACGAGGTTGCCCGGGGCGAGGTGCTGGTCGAACACAAGGGCCAGCATATCGACGTTGCTAGCTGCAACGAGAAGACCCTGCGCGATGTCCGCATCAACACCGTCTCCATGGTGTTCCAGCAATTCGGCCTCCTGCCGTGGCGGACGGTGCGCGAAAACGCCGGCTTCGGGCTGGAGATGCGCGGCATTCCGGTCGACGAACGCAACCGGATCGTCGACGAAAAGCTCGCCATGGTGGGCCTGACCGCCTGGGCCGACAAATATGCCCACGAGCTTTCCGGCGGCATGCAGCAGCGCGTCGGCCTTGCCCGCGCCTTTGCCACCGACGCCGACATCCTGCTCATGGACGAGCCGTTCTCGGCGCTCGATCCGCTGATCCGCGACAAGCTGCAGGACGAACTCCTCGACCTGCAAAAGCGCATCCAGAAGACCATCGTCTTCGTCAGCCACGACCTCGACGAGGCGCTGAAACTCGGCAACAAGATCGCCATCATGGAGGGCGGCCGCATCGTCCAGGAGGGCACCGCCGAGGACATCCTGCTCTCGCCCGCCAACGACTATGTCGCCGAGTTCGTCAAGCACATGAATCCGCTCAACGTGCTGCGCGGCACCGCGGTCATGCGGCCGGCCGAGACGCTGAAGCGGGAGGACGGCTGCGTCCTGCTCGATTCGGAGGGCGCCGTGAAGGTGGCCGTCGATCCGGAAGACCGGCCGATCTCCGTCACGCTCAACGGCCGGGAAGGCACGCTGGGCATCGCCGAGCAAGAGGACGGCAAGCTCAAGGAGGACTGCGACGTCATCGTCGCGTCGGTGGATCTGACGCTGAAGGCTGCCATCGAACTGAAGCGGCAGACGGACAACCCGATCCTGCTCGTCGACAATCTCGGCCGCCTTGCCGGGCTGTGCGACGACGACGAGATCTATCGCGGGCTTCTCCACCGCGCGAGCGCCTGA
- the choW gene encoding choline ABC transporter permease subunit, with protein sequence MNDWLSAHKIPLGSTMADLVDILTTRFQSVFDWISFLLEAVIEGLTDALLFIPAPILIVLVALLGWYLHRSIGLIVFIVLGLLLVANLGFWDQTVMTLSQVLVATVICVVIGVPIGIAAAHHPRFYAGLRPVLDLMQTVPTFVYLIPTLILFGLGVVPGVISTVIFSIPAPIRLTHLGISSVPTQLFEAGKAFGATKRQLLYKIELPYAMPTIMAGITQCIMLSLSMVVIAALVGADGLGKPVVRALNTVNIAMGFEAGLAIVILAIILDRVCKMPDAKRKGN encoded by the coding sequence ATGAACGACTGGCTCAGCGCCCACAAGATCCCGCTCGGCTCGACGATGGCCGATCTCGTCGACATCCTAACGACCCGGTTCCAGTCTGTGTTCGACTGGATCTCCTTCCTGCTGGAAGCGGTCATTGAGGGGCTGACCGATGCGCTGCTGTTCATCCCGGCGCCGATCCTCATCGTCCTCGTCGCCCTTCTCGGCTGGTATCTGCACCGCTCGATCGGCCTCATCGTCTTCATCGTGCTCGGGCTGCTGCTGGTCGCCAATCTCGGCTTCTGGGACCAGACGGTGATGACGCTCTCCCAGGTGCTGGTCGCGACCGTCATCTGCGTCGTGATCGGCGTGCCGATCGGCATCGCCGCAGCGCATCACCCGCGCTTCTACGCGGGCCTTCGCCCCGTGCTCGACCTGATGCAGACGGTGCCGACCTTCGTCTACCTCATCCCGACGCTGATCCTTTTCGGCCTCGGCGTGGTGCCGGGTGTCATCTCGACGGTGATCTTCTCGATCCCGGCGCCGATCCGGCTCACGCATCTCGGCATCTCGTCGGTGCCGACCCAGCTTTTCGAGGCAGGCAAGGCCTTTGGCGCGACCAAGCGGCAGCTGCTCTACAAGATCGAGCTTCCCTATGCGATGCCCACCATCATGGCCGGCATCACCCAGTGCATCATGCTGTCGCTGTCGATGGTTGTGATCGCCGCCCTCGTCGGGGCCGACGGCCTCGGCAAACCGGTGGTGCGCGCGCTCAACACCGTCAACATCGCGATGGGCTTCGAGGCGGGCCTTGCGATCGTCATCCTCGCCATCATTCTCGACCGGGTCTGCAAGATGCCCGACGCCAAGCGCAAGGGGAACTGA
- a CDS encoding choline ABC transporter substrate-binding protein → MFTKTTRTALIGGLMIASLSAGSALAADDAACKAVRFSDVGWTDISATTGLASTILKGLGYEPTVQLLSVPVTYTSMKNKDIDVFLGNWMPTMEADRKPYVDDGSIEVLGANLEGAKYTLAVPAYLYDEGLKDFADIAKFKDQLDGKIYGIEPGNDGNRLILDMIKDNTFGLKDFELVESSEQGMLAQVSRATRKKDAIVFLGWEPHPMNANYDMKYLAGGDDVFGPDFGGATVYTNVRTGYTADCPNAGKFISNLTFTLPVENVVMGYILDGGMEPEKAAEKWLKDNPDALGPWLDGVTTFDGKPGLDAVKASLGL, encoded by the coding sequence ATGTTCACAAAGACGACACGCACCGCGCTTATCGGCGGCCTCATGATCGCCAGCCTTTCGGCCGGCAGCGCGCTTGCCGCCGACGATGCCGCCTGCAAGGCCGTGCGCTTCTCCGACGTCGGGTGGACCGACATTTCCGCGACCACCGGCCTTGCCTCGACGATCCTCAAGGGTCTCGGCTACGAGCCCACCGTGCAGCTCCTGTCGGTGCCGGTGACCTATACGTCCATGAAAAACAAGGACATCGACGTCTTCCTCGGCAACTGGATGCCGACGATGGAAGCCGACCGCAAGCCCTATGTCGACGACGGGTCGATCGAGGTGCTCGGCGCGAACCTGGAAGGCGCGAAGTATACGCTCGCCGTTCCGGCTTATCTCTATGACGAAGGGCTCAAGGACTTCGCCGACATCGCCAAGTTCAAGGACCAACTCGACGGCAAGATCTACGGCATCGAGCCGGGCAATGACGGCAACCGCCTGATCCTCGACATGATCAAGGACAACACTTTCGGCCTGAAGGACTTCGAGCTCGTCGAATCGAGCGAGCAGGGCATGCTGGCCCAGGTCTCCCGCGCCACCCGCAAGAAGGACGCGATCGTCTTCCTCGGCTGGGAGCCCCATCCGATGAACGCCAACTACGACATGAAGTATCTCGCCGGCGGCGACGACGTCTTCGGCCCGGATTTCGGCGGCGCCACCGTCTACACCAATGTCCGCACAGGCTACACCGCGGACTGCCCGAACGCCGGCAAGTTCATCTCGAACCTGACGTTCACGCTGCCGGTCGAGAACGTGGTCATGGGCTATATCCTCGACGGCGGCATGGAGCCGGAAAAGGCGGCGGAGAAGTGGCTGAAGGACAACCCGGACGCGCTCGGCCCCTGGCTCGACGGCGTCACCACCTTCGACGGCAAGCCCGGTCTCGACGCGGTGAAGGCCAGCCTCGGCCTCTGA
- the betB gene encoding betaine-aldehyde dehydrogenase, whose protein sequence is MAHVEMEDVRRRAPEDVRRRQLIEATIESLANNGFNATTLAQIARGAGVSPGLVAHYFGDKDGLLEATLRFLARRVASGVAVRMRTARTPRERILAVVDANLAPEEFDRRTCTVWLAFWGQVLHSERLRRIQKIYQGRMLSNLRHSLKMLVAPAEAERIAISIAAIIDGLWLRSTLSATDETDSATARSIAATFVEAQIAALGARAVPSESGLPATGVSSVTIPTIQNHIGGRFVANRSGETFDSIDPATGEVIAKIEIAGEAEVEAAVAAARKGQADWAAMTGAERGRILKKVADLLRARNGELAQLETRDTGKPIQETDCVDVISGAECIEYFAGLAGTLTGEHIDLGSSAFGYTRREPLGIVAGIGAWNYPIQIACWKSAPALACGNAMIFKPAELTPLTAVKLAEIMTEAGVPDGVFNVVQGFADTGRLLTRHPKIAKVSLTGEVGTGKKVMTDAAGTLKHVTLELGGKSPLIVFEDADLDDAVSGAMLANFYSAGEICSNGTRVFVHEAVRKAFMEKLVARVKAMVIGDPKDPKTQVGALISEAHMQKVLGLIEAGKVGGAKVAVGGNRYTDGACANGYFVEPTVFDGCSDDMTIVRDEIFGPVMSVLSFETEDEVIARANDTEFGLAAGVFTKDLARGHRVIARLEAGTCWINHYNVTPIELPFGGYKQSGLGRENSKAAIEHYTQLKSVYVNLGKVDAPY, encoded by the coding sequence ATGGCTCATGTCGAGATGGAGGATGTGCGCCGCCGCGCGCCGGAGGACGTGCGCCGTCGCCAGTTGATCGAGGCGACCATCGAGTCGCTTGCCAACAACGGCTTCAACGCGACGACGCTGGCCCAGATCGCTCGTGGCGCCGGCGTTTCGCCGGGCCTCGTCGCCCATTATTTCGGCGACAAGGACGGCCTTCTGGAGGCGACCCTGCGCTTCCTTGCCCGGCGTGTCGCAAGCGGTGTCGCCGTGCGCATGAGGACGGCCCGCACGCCGCGCGAGCGGATTCTGGCCGTCGTCGACGCCAACCTCGCGCCCGAGGAGTTCGACCGGCGGACCTGCACCGTCTGGCTCGCCTTCTGGGGCCAGGTGCTGCATTCGGAGCGCCTGCGCCGCATCCAGAAGATCTATCAGGGCCGGATGCTCTCCAACCTGCGGCATTCGCTGAAGATGCTCGTCGCACCCGCCGAGGCCGAGCGCATCGCCATCTCGATCGCCGCCATCATCGACGGCCTCTGGCTCCGCTCGACCCTGTCGGCCACCGACGAAACGGATAGCGCCACGGCCCGCTCGATCGCCGCCACCTTCGTCGAGGCCCAGATCGCGGCTCTTGGCGCCCGCGCCGTCCCGTCCGAAAGCGGCCTCCCCGCAACCGGAGTTTCCAGCGTGACGATACCCACCATCCAGAACCATATCGGCGGCCGCTTCGTCGCGAACCGCTCCGGCGAGACCTTCGACAGCATCGATCCGGCCACCGGCGAGGTGATTGCGAAGATCGAAATCGCCGGCGAGGCCGAAGTGGAAGCCGCCGTTGCTGCCGCCAGAAAGGGCCAGGCCGACTGGGCCGCCATGACGGGCGCCGAGCGTGGCCGCATCCTGAAGAAGGTCGCCGACCTCCTGCGGGCGCGCAACGGCGAACTGGCGCAGCTTGAAACCCGCGACACCGGCAAGCCGATCCAGGAGACCGACTGCGTCGACGTCATCTCCGGCGCCGAATGCATCGAGTATTTCGCCGGTCTTGCCGGCACCCTGACGGGCGAGCACATCGACCTCGGATCGTCCGCCTTTGGCTATACCCGCCGCGAGCCGCTCGGCATCGTCGCCGGCATTGGCGCCTGGAACTATCCGATCCAGATCGCCTGCTGGAAGTCCGCCCCTGCGCTCGCCTGCGGCAACGCCATGATCTTCAAGCCGGCCGAACTGACGCCGCTGACCGCCGTCAAGCTCGCCGAGATCATGACCGAGGCCGGCGTGCCGGACGGCGTCTTCAATGTCGTGCAGGGCTTTGCCGATACCGGACGCCTGCTGACCCGCCATCCGAAGATCGCCAAGGTCTCGCTCACCGGCGAGGTCGGCACCGGCAAGAAGGTGATGACGGATGCCGCAGGTACGCTGAAGCACGTGACGCTGGAGCTTGGCGGCAAGTCGCCGCTCATCGTCTTCGAGGATGCCGATCTCGACGATGCCGTCTCCGGCGCGATGCTCGCCAATTTCTATTCCGCCGGCGAGATCTGCTCCAACGGCACCCGTGTCTTCGTCCATGAAGCGGTCCGCAAGGCCTTCATGGAAAAGCTGGTGGCCCGCGTGAAGGCGATGGTGATCGGCGACCCGAAGGACCCGAAGACCCAGGTCGGCGCGCTCATTTCCGAAGCCCACATGCAGAAGGTGCTGGGGCTGATCGAGGCCGGCAAGGTGGGCGGGGCCAAGGTCGCCGTTGGCGGCAATCGCTACACGGATGGCGCCTGCGCCAACGGCTATTTCGTCGAACCGACCGTCTTCGACGGCTGCAGCGACGACATGACCATCGTGCGCGACGAAATCTTCGGCCCCGTCATGTCAGTCCTCTCCTTCGAGACGGAAGACGAGGTGATTGCCCGCGCCAACGACACCGAGTTCGGCCTCGCCGCCGGAGTCTTCACCAAGGATCTGGCGCGTGGCCACCGGGTGATCGCCAGGCTTGAGGCCGGCACCTGCTGGATCAACCACTACAACGTGACGCCGATCGAGCTGCCTTTCGGCGGCTACAAGCAGTCGGGTCTCGGTCGCGAGAATTCCAAGGCTGCGATCGAGCACTACACCCAGCTGAAGAGCGTCTACGTCAACCTCGGCAAGGTCGACGCGCCCTATTGA